The following is a genomic window from Triticum dicoccoides isolate Atlit2015 ecotype Zavitan unplaced genomic scaffold, WEW_v2.0 scaffold47540, whole genome shotgun sequence.
TGTGGCCTAAAGCACAAAGGTGGAGGTGCAACCCGTGCCAAGGAGCACCTTGGTTGGATTGTAGGTAACGTGAGGAGCTGCCCAAATGTGCCAAGAAATGTGAGAGATGCAATGAGGGAGTGCCGGGATGAAtcgaagaggaagaaaagagagaaacaaaataGCAGGCTGAGAATTGAAAGAAATATTATGGAAGGGCTGTATCAACAAGGAGGGGTGATTAACATaatagatgatgatgaagaagaaattcAGATGAATATTAGAGAGGCATTGCGTGACCCGAATGTCTCCCGCAGAGTTGATAGGAGGATTGGCAAGGGGAGTGTGGGTGACGTGCGAGTTGCTGTTGGCAAAAGGAGTATCACCGCATATTTTGACAAGCAATTATGCAGCAACAAAGTATCTATGCAGCCCAAGATCAGTAGTGCTTTGGATCCTAATTCGAGAGATGCACTTGGCCTAGCTTGGTCCAAGTTTTTTCATGCCAATGATATTGCTGGACGTAAAGCTGACTGTCCATACTTCCGAGCTGCTTTGAAGATCACTCAACAATTAGGGCCTACTCCTATACCAACCGCGAAGGAGATTGATGGAAAATATTTGGATGCAAACTATGATGAAGCAACTTCGTTTCTTCAGAAATTCAAACAAGATTGGAAAAACTTCGGTGTGACCCTTATGTGTGACTCTTGGACTGGTCCAACAGGAATGAGTCTCATAAACTTCATGGTGTGTTGCAATACACGAATGTTCTTCCTCAATACTATTGATGCATCCGGTCAGACTCAGAATTCAGGTTACTTCCTCCTCTTCTTCGCGTTTTACATTCTTCTTGAATACTTAGAGTTGTCCTAGAATTGTCTTATGTTCATGAAAATATTTGCTTTGTTCTAGTTAGGTATATACATATGTTTTTGCAATACTTTTCTTGAATAGTTGGATCTGTCCTAGAATTGTTTTATGTTCCTAATGCTTTGTTCTAAGTAGGTATATATGCATTCTACATATGTTCTTACAATACATGCTTCTTGAATACTTGGATCTGTCCTAGAATTGTTTTATGTTCTTAAAATACCTGCTTTGTTCTAATTAGGTATATGCATCTTACATAATTTTGCAGACTTTATCTATAGAGAGATTGAGAAGGTTGTAGAAGAGATAG
Proteins encoded in this region:
- the LOC119346730 gene encoding uncharacterized protein LOC119346730, yielding LKHKGGGATRAKEHLGWIVGNVRSCPNVPRNVRDAMRECRDESKRKKREKQNSRLRIERNIMEGLYQQGGVINIIDDDEEEIQMNIREALRDPNVSRRVDRRIGKGSVGDVRVAVGKRSITAYFDKQLCSNKVSMQPKISSALDPNSRDALGLAWSKFFHANDIAGRKADCPYFRAALKITQQLGPTPIPTAKEIDGKYLDANYDEATSFLQKFKQDWKNFGVTLMCDSWTGPTGMSLINFMVCCNTRMFFLNTIDASGQTQNSGYFLLFFAFYILLEYLELS